Proteins co-encoded in one Ponticoccus alexandrii genomic window:
- a CDS encoding MupA/Atu3671 family FMN-dependent luciferase-like monooxygenase, translating into MAFSSILIGDQSLLVQCAEQLLARGNAVSAVVTRNTDVAGWAQARGLRVEAPGADLGARLAGLSCDWLLSIANLSIIPRDVLALPAKGAVNFHDGPLPRHAGLNAPVWALIEGETQHGITWHLIEGGVDEGDILVSRAFDIAANDTALTLNTKAYEAAIASFPALLDQLEGTLRPVPQDLSARSYHALTDRPAQQGVLDLTRPAADLARLLRALDHGPYWNPLARAKLRTAGGLWLVTGATETASQAAPGTVLETSETALTVACGGGALRLSLARICGTPVSATQVAATGDVLPTGPLLPEAEIAAIARREATLRRAFATFDAAMLPGLRGTGSGIETRPLSLSEGCDRDALTALWARRITGQSAPDLAFADDTVSRAAQSDLCLPWTPRRASESGLSDSAGPVFADLFARDPDLDWPGTPALGVAEAAHVPGTALTVQRTGALSYDTARIDPAQAELLAARLELWATEPDTPLPKAERAQVLDLWNATDTDHDRGLTMQAAFEAQVARSPDAVALVFEDQRVTYADLNARANRAAHLLREMGVGAETVVGLCCRRSVDLMVGALAILKAGGAYLPMDPSYPADRLKHFVEDSGATVLVTQAAVEPQLPEHRAEVLVLDAEPRLATAPVGNPDPASGPENLAYMIYTSGSTGKPKGVMIEHRNVLNFYTGMDAHIPAQGTWLAVTSLSFDISVLELFWTTARGLTVVLTGDEDRGLISKGPMPTGGAGMEYSLYYWGNDDGAGRDKYRLLLEGAQFADENGFVAVWTPERHFHAFGGPYPNPSVTGAAVAGVTKRIGVRGGSVVAPLHHPARIAEEWAVIDNLTGGRAGMAIASGWQPDDFVLRPENTPPANKPAMMESIETVRKLWRGEAVGFPRKDGTLHEVVTQPRPVSKELPVWVTTAGNPETWREAGRAGCNVLTHLLGQSVDEVGGKIALYHEALREAGHDPAQFSVTLMLHTFLSDSRDHAREIAREPMKDYLRSAAGLIKQYAWAFPAFKRPEGVSNAFDLQLDGLEPEELDAILDFAFERYFTDSGLFGTVEDALARTDDLKRIGVTEIACLIDYGIDRETVLEGLKPLAQVVKAAKAAPELAADDFSIAAQIVRHGVTHLQCTPSMARMIAMNDEARFALRGVQHVYLGGEPLPGALVDEFRAMTGATLTNMYGPTETTIWSSVEPATGGEAVVNIGQPLANQRLYVLDPDRQPVGVGMEGELWIGGEGVTRGYWNRPDLTADRFTDNPFHAGRMYGTGDLVRRRADGRIDFVGRVDGQIKLRGHRIELGEIEAALEAVPGVTQAVVVPREDQPGDLRLVGYYTGGMQDEPTLRATLSETLPAIMVPARFVALDAFPLTPNKKVDRKALPAPAARRVEAPAPRREAAATAAPARPGKPPKSVEQAVARIWTSVLGVSEIGPRDSFFDLGGHSLLAVQAHRALRDELGAKQMSITDIFRFPVLEDLAERVSQLVDGLPAPHPAQAPAAAPERAQSRSDAMARRRAMRARRRA; encoded by the coding sequence CCGGGCGCCGACCTTGGGGCGCGGCTTGCGGGCCTGTCCTGCGACTGGCTGCTGTCGATCGCGAACCTGTCCATCATCCCCCGGGACGTGCTGGCCCTGCCCGCGAAGGGCGCGGTGAACTTCCACGACGGCCCGCTGCCGCGCCACGCCGGGCTGAACGCCCCGGTCTGGGCGCTGATCGAGGGCGAGACCCAGCACGGCATCACCTGGCACCTGATCGAGGGCGGCGTGGACGAGGGTGATATCCTCGTGTCGCGCGCCTTCGACATTGCCGCCAACGACACCGCGCTGACCCTCAACACAAAGGCTTACGAGGCGGCCATCGCCTCTTTCCCGGCGCTGCTGGACCAGTTGGAAGGCACGCTGCGCCCGGTGCCGCAGGATCTTTCCGCGCGCAGCTATCACGCGCTGACCGACCGGCCCGCGCAGCAAGGCGTTCTGGACCTCACCCGACCGGCGGCGGATCTGGCGCGGCTGCTGCGCGCGCTGGATCACGGCCCCTACTGGAACCCGCTGGCGCGAGCGAAGCTGCGGACGGCGGGCGGCCTCTGGCTGGTCACGGGGGCCACGGAAACCGCCAGCCAGGCCGCGCCCGGCACCGTTCTGGAGACCTCCGAGACCGCGCTGACCGTTGCCTGCGGGGGCGGCGCGCTGCGGCTGTCGCTGGCGCGGATCTGCGGCACGCCGGTCAGCGCCACCCAGGTCGCTGCGACCGGGGATGTCCTGCCCACCGGCCCGCTGCTGCCCGAGGCCGAGATCGCCGCGATTGCCCGCCGTGAGGCCACGCTGCGGCGCGCCTTCGCCACATTCGACGCGGCCATGTTGCCGGGCCTGCGCGGCACGGGCAGCGGAATCGAAACGCGCCCGCTGAGCCTGTCCGAGGGCTGCGACCGTGACGCGCTGACCGCGCTTTGGGCGCGGCGGATCACCGGCCAGTCCGCGCCGGACCTCGCCTTTGCCGACGATACCGTCAGCCGTGCCGCGCAAAGCGACCTCTGCCTGCCATGGACGCCGCGCCGCGCCAGCGAAAGCGGCCTGTCCGACAGCGCGGGGCCGGTCTTTGCCGATCTGTTCGCCCGCGACCCCGACCTCGATTGGCCCGGAACCCCGGCGCTTGGCGTCGCAGAGGCGGCCCATGTGCCCGGCACCGCGCTGACGGTTCAGCGCACCGGCGCCCTGTCCTATGACACCGCCCGCATCGACCCGGCGCAGGCAGAGCTTCTGGCCGCCCGGCTGGAGCTTTGGGCCACAGAGCCCGACACCCCCCTGCCCAAGGCGGAACGGGCGCAGGTCCTCGACCTGTGGAACGCCACCGACACCGACCACGATCGCGGGCTGACCATGCAGGCGGCCTTCGAGGCGCAGGTGGCCAGGAGCCCCGACGCCGTGGCGCTGGTCTTCGAGGACCAGCGCGTGACCTACGCCGACCTCAACGCCCGCGCCAACCGCGCCGCGCATCTGCTGCGCGAGATGGGGGTCGGGGCCGAGACCGTTGTGGGCCTGTGCTGCCGCCGCTCCGTCGACCTGATGGTCGGCGCGCTTGCGATCCTGAAGGCGGGCGGGGCCTATCTGCCGATGGATCCCTCTTACCCCGCCGACCGGCTGAAGCACTTCGTCGAGGACAGCGGCGCCACCGTCCTCGTCACGCAGGCGGCGGTCGAGCCGCAACTGCCCGAGCACCGCGCCGAGGTTCTGGTGCTGGACGCAGAGCCGCGCCTTGCCACCGCGCCGGTTGGCAACCCCGACCCCGCCAGCGGGCCGGAAAACCTTGCATACATGATCTATACAAGCGGATCGACCGGCAAGCCCAAGGGCGTGATGATCGAACACCGCAACGTGCTGAACTTCTACACCGGCATGGACGCGCATATCCCGGCGCAGGGGACATGGCTGGCGGTGACCTCCCTCAGCTTCGACATCTCGGTGCTGGAACTATTTTGGACCACCGCGCGGGGCCTGACCGTCGTGCTGACCGGGGACGAGGACCGCGGGCTGATCTCCAAGGGGCCGATGCCCACCGGCGGCGCGGGCATGGAATACAGCCTGTATTACTGGGGCAACGACGACGGCGCAGGCCGGGACAAGTACCGCCTGCTGCTGGAGGGCGCGCAATTCGCCGACGAAAACGGCTTCGTCGCGGTCTGGACGCCCGAGCGGCACTTTCACGCCTTTGGCGGTCCCTATCCGAACCCCTCTGTCACCGGCGCCGCCGTCGCGGGTGTGACCAAACGGATCGGCGTGCGCGGCGGCTCCGTCGTGGCCCCGCTGCACCATCCGGCGCGGATCGCCGAGGAATGGGCGGTGATCGACAACCTGACCGGCGGGCGCGCGGGCATGGCCATCGCCAGCGGCTGGCAGCCGGACGATTTCGTGCTGCGCCCCGAGAACACGCCACCCGCCAACAAGCCCGCGATGATGGAAAGCATCGAGACGGTGCGCAAGCTGTGGCGCGGCGAGGCGGTGGGCTTTCCCCGCAAGGACGGCACGCTGCACGAGGTGGTGACGCAGCCGCGCCCCGTCTCGAAGGAACTGCCGGTCTGGGTCACGACCGCCGGCAACCCCGAGACATGGCGCGAAGCCGGGCGCGCGGGCTGCAACGTGCTGACGCACCTCCTGGGCCAGTCGGTCGACGAGGTCGGCGGCAAGATCGCGCTGTACCACGAGGCTTTGCGCGAGGCGGGGCACGATCCGGCGCAGTTCAGCGTCACGCTGATGCTGCACACCTTCCTGTCGGACAGCCGCGACCACGCGCGAGAGATCGCCCGCGAGCCGATGAAGGACTACCTGCGCTCTGCCGCCGGTCTGATCAAGCAATACGCCTGGGCCTTTCCCGCCTTCAAGCGGCCCGAGGGGGTGTCGAACGCCTTCGACCTGCAACTCGACGGGCTGGAACCCGAGGAACTGGACGCCATCCTCGACTTTGCCTTCGAACGGTATTTCACCGACAGCGGGCTGTTCGGCACGGTCGAGGATGCGCTGGCGCGGACCGACGACCTGAAGCGCATCGGCGTGACGGAAATCGCCTGCCTGATCGACTACGGCATCGACCGCGAAACGGTGCTGGAGGGGCTGAAGCCGCTGGCGCAGGTGGTCAAGGCCGCCAAGGCCGCGCCTGAGCTTGCGGCGGATGACTTCTCTATCGCCGCGCAGATCGTGCGGCACGGCGTGACCCATCTGCAATGCACCCCCTCGATGGCGCGGATGATCGCCATGAACGACGAGGCGCGCTTTGCCCTGCGCGGTGTGCAACATGTATACCTCGGCGGCGAACCCCTGCCCGGGGCGCTGGTGGACGAATTCCGCGCGATGACCGGCGCCACCCTGACCAATATGTACGGCCCGACCGAAACCACGATCTGGTCCTCGGTCGAACCGGCCACAGGCGGCGAGGCGGTGGTCAATATCGGCCAGCCGCTTGCGAACCAAAGGCTTTACGTGCTGGACCCCGACCGCCAGCCGGTCGGGGTCGGCATGGAGGGCGAGCTTTGGATCGGCGGCGAGGGCGTCACTCGCGGTTACTGGAACCGTCCCGACCTGACCGCCGACCGCTTCACCGACAACCCGTTCCACGCCGGGCGGATGTACGGGACGGGCGATCTGGTCCGCCGCCGCGCCGATGGCCGCATCGACTTTGTCGGGCGGGTCGACGGCCAGATCAAGCTGCGCGGTCACCGGATCGAACTGGGCGAGATCGAGGCCGCGCTGGAGGCGGTGCCGGGTGTGACCCAGGCCGTGGTGGTCCCGCGCGAGGATCAGCCGGGCGACCTGCGGCTGGTCGGCTATTATACAGGCGGTATGCAGGATGAACCGACGCTGCGCGCCACCCTGTCCGAAACGCTGCCGGCCATCATGGTGCCCGCCCGCTTCGTCGCGCTGGACGCCTTTCCGCTGACCCCGAACAAGAAAGTGGACCGCAAGGCCCTGCCCGCCCCCGCCGCACGCAGGGTCGAGGCCCCGGCGCCCCGGCGCGAAGCGGCGGCCACCGCCGCCCCCGCCCGGCCCGGAAAACCCCCGAAATCCGTCGAACAGGCGGTGGCGCGGATCTGGACCTCTGTCCTGGGCGTTTCGGAGATCGGGCCGCGCGACAGTTTCTTCGACCTCGGCGGGCATTCCCTGCTGGCGGTGCAGGCGCATCGCGCCCTGCGTGACGAGTTGGGCGCGAAGCAGATGTCGATTACCGACATCTTCCGCTTCCCGGTTCTTGAGGACCTTGCCGAGCGGGTCTCGCAACTGGTCGACGGCCTGCCTGCCCCGCACCCCGCACAGGCCCCTGCCGCAGCCCCCGAGCGCGCGCAGTCGCGCAGCGATGCCATGGCGCGGCGCCGCGCGATGCGGGCCCGCCGCCGGGCATGA
- a CDS encoding 4'-phosphopantetheinyl transferase family protein yields the protein MSPASDLPDLIRRVTRSGLFWGLARIGEDGRLFPEEAAHVARAVPGRRAEFLAGRIAARRALAQLGYKTPPLPAGPDRTPLWPAGITGSISHSAGTAIAVVGDSARHPLLGVDIEPAEPLPVELIAEICRPEEIADLPAWDRPMLARKLFSAKEALYKAQYPRSRTVFGFHGLTVDLHSGEARFPPHPETARFAPDSRQPLRLAQAAGPWLILSLGHAPS from the coding sequence ATGAGCCCTGCGTCCGACCTGCCGGACCTCATTCGGCGGGTCACTCGCTCCGGCCTGTTCTGGGGCCTCGCCCGGATCGGCGAGGACGGCAGGCTGTTTCCCGAGGAGGCCGCCCATGTCGCGCGCGCGGTCCCGGGGCGCCGCGCCGAGTTCCTTGCCGGCCGGATCGCTGCCCGCCGGGCGCTGGCGCAGCTTGGGTACAAGACACCGCCGCTGCCCGCCGGACCCGACCGCACGCCGCTGTGGCCGGCCGGGATCACCGGCAGCATCAGCCACAGCGCCGGGACAGCCATCGCCGTGGTCGGCGACAGCGCCCGGCACCCGCTGCTGGGCGTCGATATAGAACCCGCCGAGCCGTTGCCCGTGGAACTGATCGCCGAAATCTGCCGCCCCGAAGAGATCGCGGACCTGCCTGCCTGGGACAGGCCCATGCTGGCGCGCAAGCTCTTTTCCGCGAAAGAGGCGCTTTACAAGGCGCAGTATCCGCGCAGCCGGACGGTCTTTGGCTTCCATGGCCTGACGGTCGATCTGCACAGCGGCGAAGCCCGCTTTCCGCCACACCCGGAGACGGCCAGATTCGCGCCCGATTCTCGGCAACCCCTGCGCCTTGCGCAGGCCGCCGGGCCGTGGCTGATCCTGTCTTTGGGCCACGCGCCCAGCTGA